The DNA segment AGGAGCACACATTCGGTGGCCACGGTGCTTCGTTTTGCGCATCGTCACGGTGTACCGGTGACGGCGCGCGGCGCCGGCTACGGCTACGTGGGTGGATGCGTCCCTTCGCGGGGCGGGATTGCGCTTTCGCTGGCTCAAATGAATCGCATCAAGGAAATCAATCCACTCGATTTCGTGGCGATTGCCC comes from the Candidatus Angelobacter sp. genome and includes:
- a CDS encoding FAD-binding protein; amino-acid sequence: MNPRQNKALFRLRRALSDGELRFDQGVLQAHSGDKWFASRLPDAVALPRSTHSVATVLRFAHRHGVPVTARGAGYGYVGGCVPSRGGIALSLAQMNRIKEINPLDFVAIA